From one Rattus norvegicus strain BN/NHsdMcwi chromosome 7, GRCr8, whole genome shotgun sequence genomic stretch:
- the Olr1088 gene encoding olfactory receptor 10T2, with product MAPEKQQDNGTWPVTEFILVGFSNLPDLRPTLFILFLLTYLVTLSGNATIITIIQVDHTLHTPMYRFLAVLSLSETCYMLVTIPNMLAHLLMESQVISIAGCRAQMFFFLGLGCSHCFLLTLMGYDRYVAICHPLRYSVIMRPTVCLCLGALVFCSGFSVALIETCMIFSSPFCGAGHVEHFFCDIAPVLKLSCAESSLKALGIFFLSILVVLFSFLLILLSYAFIVAAIVRIPSAAGRRKAFSTCAAHLTVVIVHFGCVSIIYLRPDSGANPSQDRLVAVFYTVVTPLLNPVVYTLRNKEVRVALRKNLARGCGVFK from the exons ATG GCTCCTGAGAAACAGCAGGACAATGGGACCTGGCCGGTGacagagttcatcctggtgggaTTCTCCAACCTCCCAGACCTGAGGCCCACTCTCTTCATCTTGTTCCTCCTCACCTACCTGGTCACACTCAGTGGCAAcgccaccatcatcaccatcatccagGTGGATCACACTCTCCACACACCTATGTACCGCTTCCTGGCCGTGCTCTCCCTCTCTGAGACCTGCTACATGCTGGTCACCATCCCCAACATGCTGGCTCATCTCCTGATGGAGAGCCAGGTCATCTCCATCGCAGGCTGTCGGGCCCAGATGTTCTTCTTCCTAGGCTTGGGTTGCAGCCACTGTTTCCTCCTGACCCTGATGGGTTATGACAGGTACGTGGCCATCTGCCATCCCTTGCGCTACTCTGTGATCATGAGACCCACGGTTTGCCTGTGTTTGGGAGCCTTGGTTTTCTGTTCTGGTTTCTCGGTGGCCTTGATTGAGACCTGCATGATCTTCTCCTCGCCCTTCTGTGGCGCAGGCCACGTGGAGCACTTCTTCTGTGATATCGCGCCTGTGCTGAAACTAAGCTGTGCTGAGAGTTCGCTCAAGGCGCTCGGCATCTTCTTCCTGAGCATCCTCGTCGtgctgttctccttcctcctcatcctcctatCCTACGCCTTCATCGTGGCAGCCATCGTGAGGATCCCTTCAGCTGCTGGCCGGCGCAAAGCCTTCTCCACCTGCGCGGCCCATCTCACGGTGGTCATCGTGCATTTTGGCTGTGTCTCCATCATCTACCTGCGGCCAGACTCCGGGGCAAACCCCTCCCAGGACCGCCTGGTGGCAGTGTTCTACACAGTGGTGACGCCGCTGCTGAACCCTGTGGTATATACCCTGAGGAACAAGGAGGTGAGGGTAGCCCTGAGGAAAAACCTGGCGCGGGGCTGTGGAGTATTTAAGTAa